Proteins encoded by one window of Lathyrus oleraceus cultivar Zhongwan6 chromosome 1, CAAS_Psat_ZW6_1.0, whole genome shotgun sequence:
- the LOC127115164 gene encoding extensin-like: MREPSKKSKKAKKAKLGESSRSRPPVPLVSSPGKSVSLPRSVKIKPIASSLPQTTPIYTPAETPPSTTRCSNPPSLKFNLATTTLPVSELQAHALASQQPSHPKPEPEPEVTSPPPKHPNPTTFEPPQASSKPQPTHYEPQQTHYEPQPTQPPSEPTPQPELSSQTHSDIPPPITSDDSTTPTLNLSVPISPSPASTTEPETTLPTLEEAIQVFAESSVEKVKDAGIRLQECLTREAEERARKEVEEKARQEELHRIREAEAKAIADAAAAEAEAKAKADAEEAARIAEEVAAKANADELTQGEHSNSGFVPLVLNTLEELQKEHQVVRARLDQ; encoded by the exons atgcggGAGCCCTCTAAGAAATCCAAGAAGGCGAAGAAAGCTAAGCTGGGAGAATCCTCTAGATCAAGACCCCCAGTTCCTCTGGTTAGCTCTCCAGGTAAGTCTGTATCTCTCCCTCGCTCTGTCAAAATTAAACCaattgcttcttctcttccccaaacaACTCCCATATACACCCCTGctgaaactcctccctcaaccaccagatGCTCTAACCCACCTTCTCTGAAATTCAACCTCGCCACCACAACATTACCAGTTTCAGAA CTCCAAGCCCAtgctctggcctctcaacagcCATCACATCCTAAACCTGAACCTGAACCAGAAGTCACTTCCCCACCTCCGAAACATCCAAATCCAACTACATTTGAACCACCTCAAGCATCATCTAAACCACAACCAACCCACTATGAACCACAACAAACCCACTATGAACCACAACCAACCCAACCACCATCTGAACCAACCCCACAACCTGAACTATCCTCACAGACCCACTCTGACATACCACCACCCATCACTTCCGATGACTCAACAACTCCCACACTTAATCTAAGTGTCCCTATCTCACCCTCCCCAGCCTCTACAACTGAACCAGAAACTACCCTTCCTACCCTTGAAGAAGCAATCCAGGTTTTTGCAGAGTCGTCAGTTGAGAAGGTCAA agacgctggGATTAGACTTCAAGAGTGCCTAaccagagaagctgaggaacggGCAAGGAAGGAAGTTGAAGAGAAAGCACGCCAAGAAGAACTTCACAgaatcagagaagctgaagcaaaggctattgctgatgctgctgctgctgagGCTGAGGCAAAAGCTAAAGCCGACGCTGAAGAAGCCGCTCGCATTGCTGAAGAAGTTGCTGCCAAAGCCAACGCTGATGaactgactcagggggagcactCCAACTCTGGGTTCGTCCCTCTGGTCTTGAATACTCTAGAGGAACTGCAGAAAGAACATCAGGTAGTTCGGGCTAGGCTAGATCAATAG